One region of Peribacillus simplex genomic DNA includes:
- a CDS encoding efflux RND transporter periplasmic adaptor subunit translates to MSGKWKITAVSIASIVLITVNIYLIEKKGSKAERTVFVENWSMVKKDTITDTIQTNGVIKPVEEYDIYFETKKNDFKKFLVKEGDAVAAGSSLFEYTTTELDALKANLEAEKTAAEGEIVGIDEYIRKLMASQGALTRDPDKAVIDESVKNNLDINITTSSSDLIKSNIEQEMYKQELEKNSLNEKVKMLDAKLSSIEEQASAIVTTSEADGVVKNINKNLKNPIISIVSTNMAIEGNFTEEEMKKAKVGMTIKASSSDLKKSLKGTIGRIHSYPAEEPSLKRDNRFPFQALIEPEGEETESLLVGSKVNLAVITNEKAGVPAIPIEAVHYQKKPHVYKLTKKGYVDKHYIARGLKAEGKQELIKGPSVGDVILLEPNRVAKNHSYFITPIQFEKVKTATYKKFTSREKVRYLLLGILEK, encoded by the coding sequence ATGAGTGGGAAATGGAAAATAACAGCAGTCTCAATTGCGTCGATTGTGTTAATAACCGTCAACATATACCTTATTGAAAAAAAAGGAAGCAAAGCGGAACGAACTGTTTTCGTGGAAAACTGGTCAATGGTAAAAAAAGATACAATTACGGATACTATTCAAACAAATGGGGTAATTAAACCTGTAGAAGAGTACGATATCTATTTTGAAACCAAGAAAAATGATTTTAAGAAATTCCTTGTAAAAGAGGGGGATGCTGTAGCGGCTGGTTCCTCGTTGTTTGAGTATACGACAACCGAACTTGATGCACTTAAAGCGAATTTGGAAGCGGAGAAAACTGCTGCTGAGGGAGAAATTGTAGGGATTGACGAATATATTAGAAAGTTAATGGCTTCTCAAGGGGCCCTGACCCGTGATCCTGATAAAGCGGTCATTGATGAATCGGTGAAAAATAACTTGGATATTAATATAACAACAAGCTCTTCAGATCTTATTAAAAGCAACATTGAGCAAGAAATGTACAAGCAAGAACTCGAAAAAAACAGTTTGAATGAAAAAGTGAAAATGCTTGATGCTAAATTAAGTTCAATTGAGGAGCAGGCTAGCGCGATTGTAACGACGAGTGAAGCTGATGGCGTAGTTAAAAATATCAATAAAAACCTGAAAAACCCCATTATATCCATCGTTTCAACAAATATGGCAATTGAAGGTAATTTCACCGAAGAGGAGATGAAAAAAGCTAAAGTGGGCATGACTATAAAAGCAAGTTCCTCTGATTTAAAAAAGTCATTGAAAGGAACGATAGGCCGTATCCATTCCTATCCAGCAGAAGAGCCGTCACTAAAAAGGGATAACAGATTTCCATTTCAGGCTTTAATCGAACCGGAGGGTGAAGAAACCGAATCTTTGTTGGTGGGATCCAAAGTCAACCTTGCTGTAATAACCAATGAGAAAGCTGGTGTACCCGCCATTCCCATAGAGGCAGTGCATTACCAAAAAAAGCCGCATGTCTACAAATTGACTAAAAAAGGCTATGTGGATAAACACTACATTGCAAGAGGGCTTAAAGCAGAAGGTAAGCAGGAACTAATAAAGGGACCGTCAGTAGGTGATGTCATCCTGCTAGAACCGAATAGGGTAGCGAAGAACCATTCTTATTTTATTACCCCAATTCAATTTGAAAAAGTGAAAACTGCAACTTATAAAAAATTTACCTCTAGGGAAAAAGTAAGGTATCTGTTACTTGGCATTTTGGAAAAATAA
- a CDS encoding cation:dicarboxylate symporter family transporter has protein sequence MKKFKLSLATQIFIGLILGITVGAIFYGNETAQNFLQPFGDIFLRMIKMIVVPIIVSSLIVAVAGVGDLKAVGKLGAKSLSYFVVVTMIAIAVGLISANIIQPGAGVNMNHLEKTDISTYVDTAETKQHESFVDTIVHIVPSNPVQAMVQGDMLAIIFFSVLFGLSIAAIGEKGKPVFRFFQGTAEGMFYLTNMVMKFAPIGVFALIGVTISKFGLESLIPLGKLALSVYGTMIFFVIVVLGLIAKFVGFNIFTLIKLLKEELILAFSTASSEAVLPKLMEKMEKAGCPKHIATFVIPTGYSFNLDGSTLYQALAAIFIAQMYGIHLSAYEQITLMLVLMITSKGIAGVPGVSFVVLLATLGTVGIPIEGLAFIAGIDRILDMGRTVVNVIGNSLAAIVISKWEGQFNPPSDKELEQVS, from the coding sequence ATGAAGAAATTTAAGTTAAGTTTAGCTACCCAAATTTTCATTGGTTTAATTCTAGGGATTACCGTTGGTGCCATTTTTTATGGTAATGAGACGGCGCAAAACTTTTTACAGCCATTCGGAGACATTTTCCTACGAATGATTAAAATGATTGTTGTGCCAATCATTGTATCAAGCCTTATCGTTGCAGTTGCGGGTGTAGGTGATTTAAAAGCAGTAGGTAAACTAGGAGCTAAATCACTATCATACTTTGTGGTGGTAACTATGATTGCGATTGCTGTTGGTTTAATTTCCGCTAATATCATTCAGCCTGGTGCTGGCGTAAATATGAATCATCTGGAAAAAACTGACATCTCTACTTATGTTGATACAGCAGAAACTAAGCAGCATGAATCGTTTGTAGATACAATTGTTCACATTGTACCATCCAATCCAGTACAAGCTATGGTACAAGGCGATATGTTAGCGATCATTTTCTTCTCCGTATTGTTTGGACTTAGTATTGCCGCGATCGGTGAAAAAGGTAAACCAGTATTCCGTTTCTTCCAAGGTACAGCAGAAGGAATGTTCTACCTAACTAATATGGTCATGAAATTTGCTCCTATTGGGGTATTTGCACTAATCGGTGTGACCATCTCCAAGTTCGGTTTGGAATCTTTAATTCCGCTAGGTAAGTTAGCGCTTTCTGTATACGGAACAATGATTTTCTTTGTAATTGTCGTTCTGGGTCTTATTGCAAAATTTGTAGGATTCAATATCTTTACATTGATTAAACTTCTAAAAGAAGAATTGATACTTGCGTTCTCTACAGCAAGTTCAGAAGCGGTTCTTCCGAAACTTATGGAAAAAATGGAAAAAGCGGGATGTCCGAAACATATAGCTACATTTGTTATTCCGACTGGATACTCTTTTAACCTTGATGGTTCAACATTATATCAAGCGTTGGCAGCTATCTTCATCGCTCAAATGTACGGAATCCATTTAAGTGCTTATGAGCAAATTACGCTAATGTTAGTGTTAATGATCACGTCTAAGGGTATTGCGGGTGTACCAGGTGTATCCTTCGTAGTTCTTTTAGCGACATTAGGAACAGTTGGTATTCCTATTGAAGGTTTAGCATTTATTGCCGGTATCGACCGTATTCTTGATATGGGACGTACAGTAGTAAACGTTATCGGTAATTCACTTGCAGCAATCGTCATCTCTAAATGGGAAGGTCAATTCAACCCCCCTTCCGATAAAGAATTAGAACAAGTTTCTTAA
- a CDS encoding D-alanine--D-alanine ligase, which produces MKTKLGLLYGGKSAEHEVSMQTALAVIKALDLAKFDIYPIYITKEGSWINGPMLTGPAESVEALTFSSDKSNSPLALQAHSTDENSESTGYDVIFPLLHGPNGEDGTVQGMLELLNLPYVGNGVLASSAGMDKVIMKNIFAQAGLPQVKYTWFIRSEWEKNTESAIKKVADELGYPCFVKPANLGSSVGISKCNDADELEKAVAEAFQFDRKIIIEEGVVARELEFGILGNDDPSCSVAGEIIPKQDFSFYDYSAKYVDGNSAMVIPAEIKESEYAALSEMAITAFKSLDCSGLVRADFFLTKEGQIYINEVNTMPGFTPFSMFPLLWKHTGVDYPALIEKLVKLALERHQEKQQIKYTV; this is translated from the coding sequence ATGAAAACTAAACTTGGTTTGCTTTATGGTGGAAAATCTGCGGAGCATGAGGTTTCTATGCAGACGGCTTTAGCGGTGATTAAGGCTCTCGATTTAGCAAAGTTTGATATATATCCGATTTACATAACAAAAGAGGGTTCATGGATTAATGGACCGATGTTAACAGGGCCTGCCGAGAGTGTGGAGGCTTTGACTTTTTCGTCGGACAAATCGAACTCGCCTCTTGCCTTGCAGGCACATTCAACTGATGAAAATAGTGAATCAACAGGGTATGACGTAATTTTCCCATTGCTTCACGGGCCAAATGGAGAAGACGGGACAGTGCAAGGGATGCTGGAACTATTGAATCTCCCTTATGTAGGCAATGGCGTTTTAGCTTCATCAGCTGGAATGGATAAAGTTATCATGAAAAACATCTTTGCCCAAGCGGGGCTTCCTCAAGTTAAATACACTTGGTTCATTCGTTCTGAATGGGAAAAAAATACTGAAAGCGCCATTAAAAAGGTAGCTGATGAATTGGGGTACCCTTGTTTTGTCAAACCAGCTAATTTAGGCTCGAGTGTCGGTATCAGCAAATGTAATGATGCTGATGAATTGGAAAAAGCGGTTGCGGAAGCTTTTCAATTCGATCGGAAGATCATCATTGAAGAAGGGGTCGTAGCCCGTGAACTTGAGTTTGGCATTCTTGGCAATGATGACCCATCATGTTCAGTGGCAGGAGAAATCATCCCTAAGCAAGATTTCTCCTTCTATGATTATTCAGCAAAATATGTTGACGGTAATTCAGCGATGGTCATTCCAGCGGAGATAAAGGAAAGCGAGTACGCAGCTTTATCTGAAATGGCCATTACGGCCTTTAAGTCATTGGATTGCTCTGGATTGGTTCGAGCTGATTTCTTCTTAACGAAAGAGGGCCAAATCTATATTAATGAAGTGAATACAATGCCCGGATTCACTCCTTTCAGTATGTTTCCGTTATTGTGGAAGCACACAGGTGTCGACTATCCAGCGTTAATTGAAAAACTCGTGAAACTTGCCTTGGAACGTCATCAAGAAAAACAACAAATCAAATATACAGTTTGA
- a CDS encoding UDP-N-acetylmuramoyl-tripeptide--D-alanyl-D-alanine ligase, whose product MIKRTLKQVHEMADGLNDITSFQSKGINGVTIDSRTVKEGCLFIPLKGGQVDGHQYVRQALAQGAAASFWQRDVPNPPNDLPIIIVENTEKALQQLARSYRQQLNIKVVGITGSNGKTTTKDMTAALLATTYKVHKTNGNFNNHLGLPLTVLSMEEDTEAAVLEMGMSSRGEIEFLSKMAKPDVAIITNIGESHLLDLGSREEIANAKLEIVEGLAKGGTLIYHGDEPLLRNRIKKDFPDLNVISFGRTEQNDLFPQTINQGADSTTFTIACDEKDINYEIPVLGHHNVLNALAAILVAKEFHVDVAAIHKGLSTIQLTNMRMELVQGAKGQKIINDAYNASPTSVKAAVELIEGLSGFEKKILVLGDMLELGPQEKDFHLKIGELISNERIDKIFTYGPLAEFIAKGASKAFSSENVRPFQDKQKLIEELKSSTQVNDIILVKASRGMKLEEVVQALQK is encoded by the coding sequence ATGATAAAGAGAACGTTGAAACAAGTACATGAAATGGCAGATGGATTGAATGATATCACTTCATTCCAGTCCAAAGGAATAAATGGGGTTACCATCGATTCAAGAACGGTTAAGGAAGGGTGTTTGTTCATTCCGCTTAAGGGTGGGCAGGTTGACGGTCATCAATATGTCAGGCAGGCTTTAGCACAAGGAGCGGCGGCTTCTTTTTGGCAAAGGGATGTTCCGAATCCTCCCAATGATTTACCGATAATCATTGTTGAAAATACCGAAAAAGCACTTCAGCAATTAGCGCGTTCTTATCGACAGCAGTTGAATATAAAAGTGGTAGGGATTACAGGCAGCAACGGTAAAACGACTACGAAAGATATGACGGCTGCGCTGCTGGCAACTACCTATAAAGTTCATAAAACCAATGGAAACTTCAATAATCATCTAGGTTTACCACTAACGGTGCTTTCGATGGAAGAGGATACTGAAGCGGCTGTTTTGGAAATGGGAATGAGCAGCCGTGGAGAAATTGAGTTTTTATCCAAAATGGCAAAGCCTGATGTAGCGATCATTACCAATATCGGTGAATCACACTTATTGGATTTAGGATCACGCGAGGAAATTGCGAATGCGAAGTTGGAAATTGTCGAAGGTTTGGCGAAAGGTGGAACGCTGATATATCATGGTGATGAGCCATTGCTTCGCAATCGGATCAAAAAAGATTTTCCGGATTTAAATGTAATTTCTTTTGGGCGTACGGAACAAAATGATTTGTTTCCACAGACCATTAACCAAGGGGCAGATAGTACAACGTTTACAATCGCATGTGATGAAAAGGATATCAATTATGAGATACCGGTTTTAGGCCATCATAATGTTCTTAATGCATTGGCAGCCATCTTGGTTGCTAAAGAATTCCATGTAGATGTTGCAGCAATCCATAAAGGTCTGTCTACCATTCAGTTAACTAATATGAGGATGGAATTGGTCCAGGGTGCAAAAGGGCAGAAAATCATCAATGATGCGTATAATGCCAGTCCAACTTCAGTAAAGGCAGCTGTAGAGTTGATTGAGGGATTATCTGGTTTCGAGAAAAAGATCCTTGTACTGGGAGACATGTTGGAGTTAGGGCCACAGGAAAAAGACTTTCATCTGAAAATTGGTGAATTGATTTCTAATGAGCGGATCGATAAGATCTTCACGTATGGTCCTTTAGCAGAGTTTATTGCGAAGGGAGCGAGCAAGGCTTTTTCATCAGAGAATGTCCGTCCTTTTCAAGATAAGCAGAAACTTATAGAGGAACTTAAGTCGTCTACACAGGTAAATGATATCATTCTCGTTAAAGCTTCTAGGGGCATGAAGCTTGAGGAAGTCGTTCAAGCCTTACAAAAATAA
- a CDS encoding PP2C family protein-serine/threonine phosphatase, translated as MNIYTIDVPLCKDFGLMLKKMNKQVTFLEDPLNQSLLFQESTDLMKSLFVLPLYITKDSWQQTSLFALAETYEIPILFIYKRALGMEAPLALPERTFYETMAVPANSVEVRIKLKSLQNISMQLFSAKLKGQELEKINQKSAMSLRIAKGFQLSGLPLSINKKDIEVKGLSQPSSELSGDLFYWTEIGDRTYSFIMIDLCGKGIHTALINMSIRTLIPELIKRVKDPIFITEELNKHMRDLFQGVKREYKNHACFTAFIAYVDTKERRIEYVNFGLPSAFLYSPCTNQFLNLNEGTIAIGLSPEMPIKKIVFHYEPGSRFFIYTDGLSKTPVPSAIDRSGNVEREFIENIHLDTHDLLQELLVSRMRHSVIDDDICIIAGTLY; from the coding sequence ATGAATATATACACTATAGATGTTCCTTTATGTAAGGATTTTGGTCTGATGTTAAAGAAAATGAACAAGCAAGTCACCTTTTTGGAGGATCCACTCAATCAAAGTCTTCTATTTCAGGAATCAACGGACTTAATGAAATCATTATTTGTTTTACCTTTATACATAACAAAAGATTCTTGGCAGCAAACCTCGTTGTTCGCCTTAGCTGAAACTTATGAAATCCCTATCTTATTTATCTACAAACGTGCTTTAGGTATGGAGGCCCCTCTGGCGTTACCAGAAAGGACCTTTTATGAAACCATGGCTGTCCCTGCCAATTCAGTAGAAGTCAGGATTAAATTAAAGTCACTCCAAAACATCAGCATGCAACTGTTTTCAGCGAAATTGAAGGGGCAGGAGCTAGAAAAGATCAACCAGAAATCAGCAATGAGCCTGCGAATTGCAAAGGGCTTTCAACTTTCAGGTTTACCTTTGTCTATCAATAAAAAAGATATAGAGGTCAAAGGGCTTTCCCAGCCTTCTAGTGAACTGTCAGGGGATCTATTTTACTGGACGGAGATTGGCGACAGGACATACAGCTTCATAATGATCGACTTATGCGGAAAGGGCATTCATACGGCACTCATAAACATGTCCATACGCACTTTGATACCTGAGCTTATCAAACGCGTAAAAGACCCCATCTTCATAACGGAGGAACTGAACAAACATATGCGGGATTTATTTCAAGGAGTTAAAAGGGAATATAAAAACCACGCTTGTTTTACAGCCTTCATTGCATACGTGGATACAAAGGAGCGACGCATCGAATATGTGAACTTCGGACTTCCTTCAGCCTTTTTGTATTCCCCATGCACCAATCAATTCCTCAATTTGAATGAAGGGACTATAGCCATTGGGCTAAGTCCTGAAATGCCCATAAAAAAAATAGTATTTCATTATGAACCAGGAAGCCGTTTCTTCATCTATACAGATGGACTTTCTAAAACTCCCGTACCATCCGCAATCGACCGATCTGGCAATGTCGAGAGGGAATTCATCGAGAATATCCATCTTGATACACATGACCTTCTTCAGGAGTTACTTGTCTCAAGGATGAGGCATTCAGTGATTGACGATGATATCTGCATTATTGCCGGGACACTTTATTAA
- a CDS encoding DEAD/DEAH box helicase: MTLFSELGLDRTSMKSIEKMGFEEASPIQSQTIPLALEGKDIIGQAQTGTGKTAAFGIPLMENIDINNENVQGIVIAPTRELAIQVSEELFKLGYGKRARVLAVYGGQDIDRQIRALKKKPHIIVGTPGRLLDHIKRKNIKLGGVHTVVLDEADEMLNMGFIEDIELILSTVPDERQTLLFSATMPDPIRKIAERFMQEPVLVRVKAKEMTVDRIEQYYLELKESEKFDTLARLFDIQTPDLAIVFGRTKRRVDELASALNIRGYMAEGIHGDLSQAKRLSVLKKFKEGSIDVLVATDVAARGLDISGVTHVYNFDIPQDPESYVHRIGRTGRAGKHGIAITFVTPRERGQLHAVEHTTKKRMEKLKTPTLTEALEGQQKAVTEKILTTIENDDLSLYLGQAEELLQKHSAADLVAAMLKSMTKEPDQTPIKLTEESPSPMRRNRGGSSSSSNRQRNGRSSSGRKDYGSGSSKRPSTNRKSNGYGNRSTSQKREKSNKI, translated from the coding sequence TTGACATTGTTTAGCGAATTAGGATTAGATAGAACGTCTATGAAATCAATAGAAAAAATGGGATTTGAGGAAGCGAGCCCGATTCAATCCCAAACGATACCTCTAGCTCTTGAAGGTAAAGACATCATTGGTCAAGCGCAAACTGGAACTGGTAAAACTGCTGCATTCGGTATCCCATTGATGGAAAACATCGATATTAATAACGAAAATGTGCAAGGGATTGTTATTGCACCTACACGTGAGCTTGCCATCCAAGTTTCCGAAGAACTTTTCAAGCTTGGTTACGGAAAACGCGCCCGTGTATTAGCGGTTTATGGTGGACAAGATATCGATCGCCAAATCCGTGCTTTAAAGAAAAAACCACATATTATCGTTGGTACACCTGGTCGTCTTTTAGATCATATCAAACGTAAAAATATTAAATTAGGCGGAGTTCACACTGTAGTTCTTGATGAAGCAGATGAAATGCTTAACATGGGATTCATTGAGGATATCGAATTGATCCTTTCAACGGTTCCTGACGAAAGGCAAACATTGCTTTTCTCAGCTACAATGCCTGATCCAATCCGTAAAATTGCTGAAAGATTCATGCAAGAACCAGTTCTTGTACGCGTAAAAGCGAAAGAAATGACAGTGGATCGCATCGAACAATATTACTTGGAGTTAAAAGAAAGTGAAAAATTCGATACACTTGCACGCCTTTTCGATATTCAAACACCGGATCTTGCTATCGTCTTCGGACGTACGAAACGCCGTGTAGATGAATTGGCTTCTGCATTGAATATCCGCGGTTATATGGCTGAAGGCATTCATGGTGACCTAAGCCAGGCGAAACGTCTGTCCGTTTTGAAAAAATTCAAAGAAGGAAGCATCGATGTCCTTGTTGCTACTGATGTGGCTGCACGTGGACTTGATATTTCCGGCGTAACTCACGTATACAACTTTGATATCCCTCAAGATCCAGAAAGCTACGTTCACCGTATTGGACGTACAGGACGTGCGGGTAAACACGGTATTGCAATTACGTTTGTAACACCACGGGAAAGAGGTCAACTGCATGCAGTTGAACATACAACGAAAAAACGTATGGAGAAACTTAAGACCCCTACGTTAACTGAAGCGTTGGAAGGTCAACAAAAAGCAGTAACGGAAAAAATTCTGACTACAATCGAGAATGATGATTTATCATTATACCTTGGTCAAGCGGAAGAGTTATTACAAAAACATAGTGCGGCGGATTTAGTTGCAGCTATGCTTAAATCAATGACAAAAGAACCGGATCAAACGCCAATCAAGTTAACGGAAGAGTCTCCATCTCCAATGCGCCGCAATCGTGGAGGAAGCAGTTCTTCTAGTAACAGACAGCGCAATGGCCGCAGTTCTTCAGGCAGAAAAGATTACGGTAGCGGATCAAGTAAACGCCCAAGCACGAACCGTAAATCGAATGGTTACGGAAACCGTAGCACGAGCCAAAAAAGAGAAAAATCAAATAAAATTTAA
- a CDS encoding PH domain-containing protein codes for MEPENRISNKALTVWKINGLISCSITWIISIAVLVLTIVFNWTYWVFGAWIIISIIQPYLTIFLIPSVKWKRWRYEVRDTEIDIQSGIFVIKRTLIPMIRVQHVETKQGPLLRKYDLASVEISTAATLHVIPALDLAEADELRHYISRMASVEEEDV; via the coding sequence ATGGAACCTGAAAATCGTATATCGAATAAGGCCTTGACCGTATGGAAAATCAATGGTCTTATAAGCTGTTCAATAACATGGATTATAAGCATCGCCGTACTCGTGCTTACAATCGTTTTTAATTGGACATATTGGGTTTTTGGAGCGTGGATCATAATTTCGATAATCCAACCATATTTGACCATCTTTCTGATTCCTTCGGTGAAATGGAAGAGATGGCGTTACGAAGTAAGGGATACGGAAATTGATATCCAAAGTGGTATTTTTGTCATTAAAAGAACACTCATACCAATGATTAGGGTTCAGCATGTTGAAACGAAGCAAGGACCATTATTAAGAAAATATGATTTAGCCTCCGTTGAAATCTCCACTGCAGCGACCCTTCACGTTATACCTGCACTGGACCTTGCAGAGGCAGATGAATTAAGGCACTATATTTCCAGAATGGCGAGTGTGGAGGAAGAAGATGTCTGA
- a CDS encoding PH domain-containing protein, whose amino-acid sequence MSEPKRLHPVAVLLNIIKSVKELVIPFLLVVVIPGKNEGIPGWVQPLVIAIIVLLLIINAFLRWLRFTYSIQDGEFRIESGVLIRKKRYIKFDRIHSIDISEGIIQRIFRLVKLNIETAGGAQADAVLSAIRKSEAERINAFISQEKSNNTNNPLDKDKDQVWGNEDAAKSSSVFNQTLPQLFVMAATSGAVGVFISGGIAFISQFDEIIPFKRIFKGYEDFIGMGTIVLTVLALVALLVVYVLATLSMVIKYASFTVIKTDEEIVISRGLLEKRQLTIPIHKVQGIRIMENLIRKPLGLATVYIEYAGGSMDDKESLSIMLFPLIKKKHLHKKLLGILPVYQTTMEMTSIPKRALSRFVLRKVLYIIPIIGALVWFGRPWGFLSLLLLPLAVFWAYMQYKDAGWGIEGNLLQLSSRFFSKQTLIMQRSRIQSITYKKSWFQNRKELATISASIKSGVNSQVGMVVDVEEKDCRLIKSWYLPKKAVDSQ is encoded by the coding sequence ATGTCTGAACCTAAAAGGCTTCACCCTGTGGCTGTATTGCTTAATATTATTAAATCGGTCAAGGAGTTAGTTATCCCTTTTTTACTAGTTGTCGTTATTCCTGGGAAGAATGAAGGGATTCCTGGATGGGTTCAACCGCTAGTCATTGCCATTATTGTACTTTTACTGATAATAAATGCATTCCTTCGATGGTTACGTTTTACATATAGCATACAAGACGGCGAGTTCAGAATTGAGTCCGGAGTACTCATAAGGAAGAAGCGGTATATAAAGTTTGATCGCATTCATAGCATAGATATTTCAGAGGGCATCATACAGAGGATATTCCGGCTGGTGAAGTTGAATATTGAAACTGCAGGCGGGGCTCAGGCTGATGCTGTGTTATCGGCCATAAGAAAAAGTGAGGCGGAACGAATCAATGCTTTTATAAGCCAGGAGAAAAGCAACAATACGAATAACCCCCTTGATAAGGATAAAGATCAAGTGTGGGGAAATGAAGATGCGGCAAAATCATCTTCTGTTTTTAATCAGACGCTTCCGCAATTATTCGTTATGGCTGCCACTTCGGGAGCGGTAGGTGTTTTTATATCTGGAGGGATCGCTTTTATTTCACAGTTTGATGAAATAATACCTTTTAAGCGGATATTTAAGGGCTATGAAGATTTTATTGGAATGGGAACCATTGTTCTTACAGTGCTTGCCCTAGTGGCCTTATTGGTGGTTTATGTACTGGCCACATTAAGTATGGTAATTAAATATGCTTCTTTTACCGTAATAAAAACGGATGAGGAAATCGTTATTTCCAGAGGGCTTCTCGAGAAAAGGCAGCTGACAATCCCTATCCATAAAGTGCAAGGTATCAGGATCATGGAGAATTTGATTCGGAAACCATTGGGATTGGCGACAGTTTATATTGAATATGCAGGAGGCAGTATGGATGATAAAGAAAGCCTATCCATCATGCTGTTCCCTTTGATCAAGAAGAAGCATTTACATAAAAAACTCCTGGGAATTTTACCGGTTTATCAAACAACCATGGAGATGACATCGATACCTAAGCGTGCACTTTCGCGGTTTGTATTACGCAAGGTTCTATACATCATCCCAATCATCGGTGCTTTGGTGTGGTTTGGCAGGCCTTGGGGTTTTCTTTCTCTGTTACTTTTACCGTTGGCGGTCTTTTGGGCTTACATGCAATATAAAGATGCAGGATGGGGGATAGAAGGGAATTTGTTGCAACTGAGCAGCCGTTTTTTCTCAAAGCAAACATTGATCATGCAGAGAAGCAGAATTCAATCAATCACATATAAAAAAAGTTGGTTTCAGAATCGAAAAGAATTAGCTACGATTTCAGCATCTATTAAATCTGGAGTTAACTCCCAGGTCGGCATGGTTGTGGATGTGGAAGAAAAAGATTGCCGATTAATTAAATCATGGTATTTACCTAAAAAAGCAGTCGACTCCCAATGA
- a CDS encoding rhomboid family intramembrane serine protease: MFTRTESFREYTHSYRAVTVLILIMMIVFVLVLFPIFPGNVIFYYGTGVNLFIADGQWWRLITPIFLHSTFTHLLFNGFSLAIFGPFLEKFLGSVKFSIFFLSTGILANIATFLIKPLTYNHIGASGAIFGLFGFFFYLVLFNKTNFTNNERNTVYTLTGIAIIMTFIQPQINVVGHLAGIAIGALTAPLYSRKKW, translated from the coding sequence ATGTTTACAAGAACAGAAAGCTTCCGCGAATACACCCATTCATATCGAGCTGTGACTGTGCTCATACTCATTATGATGATTGTTTTCGTTCTCGTCCTTTTCCCTATATTTCCTGGTAATGTAATTTTTTATTATGGAACAGGTGTGAACTTATTCATCGCTGATGGACAATGGTGGCGTTTGATCACCCCCATCTTTCTACATAGCACGTTCACACATTTACTGTTTAATGGTTTCTCACTTGCCATCTTTGGTCCATTCCTAGAGAAATTTCTTGGATCCGTAAAGTTTTCAATCTTCTTTTTATCGACCGGAATCCTTGCTAACATCGCAACCTTTCTAATTAAACCACTGACATATAACCACATAGGTGCCAGCGGTGCAATTTTTGGTTTATTCGGTTTCTTTTTTTACCTTGTACTGTTTAATAAGACTAATTTTACGAACAACGAAAGAAATACAGTATATACCTTGACCGGAATTGCCATTATCATGACTTTCATTCAACCACAGATCAACGTTGTCGGACATTTGGCCGGTATAGCAATCGGCGCTTTAACAGCCCCATTATACTCGAGAAAAAAGTGGTAG
- the acpS gene encoding holo-ACP synthase produces the protein MIKGIGVDITELDRMEKLIDRQPRIKKRILTEREISIFEKLNGRRKIEYFAGRFAAKEAFSKAYGTGIGKHLSFLDIEIISDDKGKPVISKPFSEGVHLSISHSRDYAVAQVVIERVI, from the coding sequence TTGATTAAAGGTATAGGCGTCGACATTACTGAATTGGATAGAATGGAAAAATTGATTGACCGGCAACCCCGTATAAAGAAACGAATATTAACTGAAAGGGAAATCTCAATTTTCGAAAAGTTAAATGGAAGAAGGAAAATCGAGTATTTTGCTGGGCGCTTTGCAGCAAAGGAGGCTTTTTCTAAAGCATACGGTACAGGGATAGGTAAGCACTTGTCCTTTTTGGATATCGAAATCATATCTGATGATAAAGGAAAGCCAGTGATTTCAAAGCCGTTTTCTGAAGGGGTCCATCTTTCTATTAGCCACAGCAGGGATTATGCGGTTGCTCAGGTCGTAATCGAAAGGGTGATTTGA